The following are from one region of the Luteimonas sp. MC1572 genome:
- the nuoF gene encoding NADH-quinone oxidoreductase subunit NuoF: MAHHHHHVSEGYGPVGPAPKEHQAVYTTLHFDKPWSYENYLKTGGYSALRRILEEKIEPTTVIEMVKQSGLRGRGGAGFPTGLKWSFMPKGSGMQKYILCNSDESEPGTCKDRDILRYNPHSVIEGMAIACYATGSTIGYNYLRGEFHHEPFEHLEEATAEAYANGWLGRDILGSGTDIEIHNVLGAGAYICGEETALMESLEGKKGQPRFKPPFPANFGLYGKPTTINNTETFASVPAILRNGPEWFANLGKPNNGGCKIFSVSGQVTRPGNYEIRLGTPFSELLEMAGGMHPGRRLKAVIPGGSSMPVLPGDTMMGLTMDYDALQKAGSGLGSGAVIVMDDTACMVRACQRIARFYFQESCGQCTPCREGTGWMYRMITRIVERQGTLSDLEMLRAAAGQIEGHTICAFGEAAAWPVQGFLRHYWDEFEYAIVNRRFLVDDQRDGTVVQKVAA, encoded by the coding sequence ATGGCGCACCACCACCACCACGTCTCCGAAGGCTACGGCCCCGTCGGCCCTGCGCCGAAGGAGCACCAGGCCGTCTACACCACGCTGCATTTCGACAAGCCGTGGTCGTACGAGAACTACCTCAAGACCGGCGGCTACAGCGCGTTGCGCCGGATCCTGGAAGAAAAGATCGAGCCGACCACCGTCATCGAGATGGTCAAGCAGTCGGGCCTGCGCGGCCGCGGCGGCGCGGGCTTCCCGACCGGCCTGAAGTGGAGCTTCATGCCCAAGGGCAGCGGCATGCAGAAGTACATCCTCTGCAACTCCGACGAGTCGGAGCCGGGCACCTGCAAGGACCGCGACATCCTGCGCTACAACCCGCACTCGGTGATCGAGGGCATGGCGATCGCCTGCTACGCCACCGGCAGCACGATCGGCTACAACTACCTGCGCGGCGAGTTCCACCACGAGCCCTTCGAGCACCTCGAGGAAGCCACCGCCGAGGCCTATGCCAATGGCTGGCTGGGCCGCGACATCCTCGGTTCGGGCACCGACATCGAGATCCACAACGTGCTCGGCGCCGGCGCCTACATCTGCGGCGAAGAGACCGCGCTGATGGAGTCGCTGGAAGGCAAGAAGGGCCAGCCGCGGTTCAAGCCGCCGTTCCCGGCCAACTTCGGCCTGTACGGCAAGCCGACCACCATCAACAACACCGAGACCTTCGCCTCGGTGCCGGCGATCCTGCGCAACGGCCCGGAGTGGTTCGCCAACCTCGGCAAGCCCAACAACGGTGGCTGCAAGATCTTCTCGGTCTCGGGCCAGGTCACGCGCCCGGGCAACTACGAGATCCGCCTCGGTACACCCTTCAGCGAACTGCTGGAAATGGCCGGCGGCATGCACCCCGGGCGTCGCCTCAAGGCGGTGATCCCCGGTGGTTCGTCGATGCCGGTGCTGCCGGGCGACACCATGATGGGCCTCACCATGGATTACGACGCGCTGCAGAAGGCCGGTTCCGGCCTCGGCTCGGGCGCCGTGATCGTGATGGACGACACCGCCTGCATGGTCCGCGCCTGCCAGCGCATCGCGCGCTTCTATTTCCAGGAATCCTGCGGCCAGTGCACGCCCTGCCGCGAAGGCACGGGCTGGATGTATCGCATGATCACGCGCATCGTCGAGCGCCAGGGCACGCTGTCCGACCTCGAGATGCTGCGCGCCGCGGCCGGCCAGATCGAAGGCCACACCATTTGCGCCTTCGGGGAAGCGGCGGCGTGGCCGGTGCAGGGCTTCCTGCGCCATTACTGGGACGAGTTCGAGTACGCGATCGTCAACA
- the nuoE gene encoding NADH-quinone oxidoreductase subunit NuoE, translated as MRATGNFENARNVDPMVALNDDTRAHIDHWLTKFPADRKRSAVLQGLFAVQQQNNGFLTDELIAAVAKYLDLPPVWAYEVATFYSMFETKPVGRNNVAICTNISCWLNGAEDLVAHAERKLGCKLGESTADGRVYLKREEECVAACCGAPVVVINGHYHEKLDAAKVDELLDGLK; from the coding sequence ATGAGAGCCACCGGCAACTTCGAGAACGCGCGCAACGTCGACCCGATGGTCGCGTTGAACGACGACACGCGCGCGCACATCGACCACTGGCTGACCAAGTTCCCGGCCGACCGCAAGCGTTCGGCGGTGCTGCAGGGACTGTTCGCGGTGCAGCAGCAGAACAACGGGTTCCTGACCGACGAGCTGATCGCGGCCGTGGCCAAGTACCTGGACCTGCCGCCGGTGTGGGCGTACGAGGTCGCCACCTTCTATTCGATGTTCGAGACGAAGCCCGTCGGCCGCAACAACGTCGCCATCTGCACCAACATCAGCTGCTGGCTCAACGGCGCCGAAGACCTGGTCGCGCATGCCGAAAGGAAACTCGGCTGCAAGCTTGGCGAATCGACCGCCGACGGCCGCGTCTATCTGAAGCGTGAGGAAGAGTGCGTCGCGGCATGCTGCGGCGCCCCGGTGGTCGTGATCAACGGCCATTACCACGAGAAGCTCGACGCCGCGAAGGTCGACGAGCTGCTCGACGGACTGAAGTGA
- a CDS encoding NADH-quinone oxidoreductase subunit D, producing the protein MSAHPHAAGSGFASNPVEARQEIRNYTMNFGPQHPAAHGVLRLILEMDGETVVRADPHVGLLHRGTEKLAESKPFNHSIGYMDRLDYVSMMCNEHAYVRAIESLMGIEAPERAQWIRTMFDEITRILNHLMWIGSNGLDLGAMAVMLYSFREREELMDVYEAVSGARMHAAYYRPGGVYRDLPDRMSKYRESPWRKGAKLKRFNESREGSMLDFLEAFTREFPGRVDEYETLLTDNRIWKQRTVGIGVVSPEKAMAWGMTGAMLRGSGVEWDLRKKQPYARYDKVDFDIPVGTNGDCYDRYLVRVAEMRQSNRIIAQCVEWLKANPGPVMVDNFKVAPPSREEMKDDMEALIHHFKLFSEGYCVPAGETYCAVEAPKGEFGCYLVSDGANKPFRVHLRAPGFAHLSSMDAVVKGHMLSDVVAMIGTYDIVFGEVDR; encoded by the coding sequence ATGAGCGCGCATCCGCACGCCGCCGGAAGCGGCTTCGCCAGCAATCCGGTCGAAGCACGCCAGGAAATCCGCAACTACACGATGAACTTCGGCCCGCAGCATCCGGCCGCGCACGGCGTGCTGCGCCTGATCCTGGAGATGGACGGCGAGACCGTGGTGCGCGCCGACCCGCACGTCGGGCTGCTGCACCGTGGCACCGAGAAGCTTGCCGAGTCCAAGCCGTTCAATCATTCGATCGGCTACATGGACCGCCTCGACTACGTGTCGATGATGTGCAACGAACACGCCTACGTGCGCGCCATCGAGTCCCTGATGGGCATCGAGGCTCCCGAGCGCGCGCAGTGGATCCGCACGATGTTCGACGAGATCACGCGGATCCTGAACCACCTGATGTGGATCGGCTCCAACGGTCTCGACCTCGGCGCGATGGCGGTGATGCTGTACTCGTTCCGCGAGCGCGAAGAGCTGATGGACGTCTACGAGGCGGTCAGCGGCGCGCGCATGCACGCGGCGTATTACCGTCCTGGTGGCGTGTATCGCGACCTGCCCGATCGCATGTCGAAGTACCGCGAGTCGCCGTGGCGCAAGGGCGCGAAGCTGAAGCGCTTCAACGAGTCGCGCGAAGGCTCGATGCTCGATTTCCTCGAAGCGTTCACCCGTGAATTCCCGGGCCGCGTCGACGAGTACGAGACCCTGCTCACCGACAACCGCATCTGGAAGCAGCGCACCGTCGGCATCGGCGTGGTCAGCCCCGAGAAGGCGATGGCCTGGGGCATGACCGGTGCGATGCTTCGTGGCTCGGGCGTCGAGTGGGACCTGCGCAAGAAGCAGCCCTACGCGCGCTACGACAAGGTCGATTTCGACATCCCGGTCGGCACCAACGGCGACTGCTACGACCGCTACCTGGTGCGCGTCGCCGAGATGCGCCAGTCCAACCGCATCATCGCCCAGTGCGTGGAATGGCTGAAGGCCAACCCCGGCCCGGTGATGGTCGACAACTTCAAGGTCGCGCCTCCCTCCCGCGAGGAGATGAAGGACGACATGGAAGCCCTGATCCACCACTTCAAGCTGTTTTCCGAAGGCTATTGCGTGCCGGCCGGCGAGACCTACTGTGCGGTCGAGGCGCCCAAGGGCGAGTTCGGCTGCTACCTGGTCAGCGACGGCGCCAACAAGCCTTTCCGCGTGCACCTGCGCGCGCCCGGCTTCGCGCACCTGTCGTCGATGGACGCGGTGGTGAAGGGGCACATGCTGTCCGACGTCGTGGCGATGATCGGCACCTATGACATCGTTTTCGGGGAAGTAGACCGATGA
- a CDS encoding NADH-quinone oxidoreductase subunit C: MAESATAFAARLRTRFADATVHVALPRGEVGMVVAPADWHASCQALRDEFGFEMLIDLCGMDYLGHGSDEWDTDVSSEGFSRGVEGKGAGRFGFGEQHSQQLAQPDGEGAIAVPAQRFAVVVQLLSIANNRRVQVKCFAADDALPVVASVNDLWPGVNWFEREAFDLFGIMFAGHPDLRRILTDYGFIGHPFRKDFPLIGNVEVRYDAEKQRVVYEPVTSVEPRVGVPRVIRDDARYATAAGEDRDLKVGGVRTGAGEAK; this comes from the coding sequence ATGGCTGAGTCCGCGACCGCGTTCGCCGCGCGCCTGCGCACGCGCTTCGCCGATGCCACGGTCCACGTTGCGCTCCCGCGTGGCGAGGTCGGCATGGTCGTCGCGCCGGCTGACTGGCACGCGAGCTGCCAGGCGCTGCGCGACGAGTTCGGCTTCGAGATGCTGATCGACCTGTGCGGCATGGACTACCTCGGCCACGGCAGCGACGAGTGGGACACCGACGTCTCCTCGGAGGGCTTCAGCCGCGGCGTGGAGGGCAAGGGGGCAGGGCGCTTCGGCTTCGGCGAGCAGCACAGCCAGCAGCTCGCGCAGCCTGACGGCGAAGGCGCGATCGCGGTTCCCGCGCAGCGTTTCGCGGTGGTCGTGCAGCTGCTGTCGATCGCCAACAACCGCCGCGTGCAGGTGAAGTGCTTCGCGGCCGACGACGCGCTGCCGGTCGTGGCTTCGGTCAACGACCTGTGGCCGGGCGTGAACTGGTTCGAGCGCGAGGCGTTCGACCTGTTCGGCATCATGTTTGCCGGGCATCCCGACCTGCGCCGCATCCTCACCGACTACGGTTTCATCGGCCACCCGTTCCGCAAGGACTTCCCGCTGATCGGCAACGTCGAAGTCCGCTACGACGCGGAGAAGCAGCGCGTGGTGTACGAGCCGGTGACCTCGGTCGAGCCCCGCGTGGGCGTGCCGCGCGTCATCCGCGACGACGCACGTTATGCAACCGCCGCCGGCGAGGACCGCGACCTGAAGGTCGGCGGTGTCCGCACCGGCGCAGGAGAGGCGAAATGA
- a CDS encoding NADH-quinone oxidoreductase subunit B: MGVTRAIRALADSASNPLSEGRVDDILRPAGDNPLLEQGFVTTSSDILLNWARTGSMWPVTFGLACCAVEMMHAGAARLDMDRYGVIFRPSPRQSDVMIVAGTLVNKMAPALRKVYDQMPEPKWVISMGSCANGGGYYHYSYSVVRGCDRVVPVDIYVPGCPPTAEALVHGILQLQKKIRRSTNFGENKVGQRNG; this comes from the coding sequence ATGGGAGTGACCCGGGCGATCCGCGCGCTTGCGGACTCCGCGAGCAACCCGCTGTCGGAAGGCCGCGTCGACGACATCCTGCGTCCGGCCGGTGACAACCCGCTGCTTGAGCAGGGATTCGTCACCACCAGCTCGGACATCCTGCTCAACTGGGCGCGCACCGGCTCCATGTGGCCGGTCACGTTCGGCCTGGCCTGCTGCGCGGTCGAAATGATGCATGCAGGCGCCGCGCGCCTCGACATGGACCGCTACGGCGTGATCTTCCGCCCGTCGCCGCGCCAGTCCGACGTGATGATCGTGGCCGGCACCCTGGTCAACAAGATGGCCCCGGCGCTGCGCAAGGTCTACGACCAGATGCCCGAGCCCAAGTGGGTGATCTCGATGGGCAGCTGCGCCAATGGCGGCGGCTACTACCACTACTCGTATTCCGTGGTCCGCGGCTGCGACCGCGTGGTGCCGGTGGACATCTATGTCCCGGGCTGCCCGCCGACCGCGGAAGCGCTGGTGCACGGCATCCTGCAGCTGCAGAAGAAGATCCGCCGCTCCACGAATTTCGGCGAAAACAAGGTGGGCCAGCGCAATGGCTGA
- a CDS encoding NADH-quinone oxidoreductase subunit A — MLAEYLPTLLFLIVATGIGIALILVGNLLGPKRPTVEKLSAYECGYAPFEDARMPFDVRYYLIAIQFIVFDLEIIFIVPWATVFRELGVLGLIEMGIFVGMLLLGFIYVWKKGALEWE; from the coding sequence GTGCTGGCCGAATATCTGCCGACCCTATTGTTCCTGATCGTCGCCACGGGGATCGGCATCGCCCTGATCCTGGTCGGCAACCTCCTCGGGCCCAAGCGCCCGACAGTCGAAAAGCTCTCCGCCTACGAATGCGGCTATGCGCCCTTCGAAGACGCGCGCATGCCGTTCGACGTGCGCTACTACCTGATCGCGATCCAGTTCATCGTCTTCGACCTGGAAATCATCTTCATCGTGCCGTGGGCCACCGTGTTCCGTGAGCTCGGCGTGCTCGGCCTCATCGAGATGGGCATCTTCGTGGGCATGTTGCTGCTCGGTTTCATCTATGTCTGGAAGAAGGGAGCGCTGGAATGGGAGTGA
- the secG gene encoding preprotein translocase subunit SecG: MLPLILNVVFVLIAIAMIALILMQRGAGAQAGSGFGGGASATVFGSRGASNFLSKSTKWLAISFFAITLFMAWQATNSARQQGATQVDLGVMSEVPAAPAPVAAPQGAVPAAPTTVPEQSPVPSAPDAQPPADAPAQPVPAQEGPQGG, from the coding sequence ATGCTTCCCCTCATCCTCAACGTGGTCTTCGTGCTCATCGCCATCGCGATGATCGCCCTGATCCTGATGCAGCGCGGCGCTGGCGCCCAGGCCGGCTCCGGCTTCGGCGGCGGCGCTTCGGCGACGGTGTTCGGTTCGCGCGGCGCATCCAATTTCCTGTCCAAGTCCACCAAGTGGCTGGCCATCTCCTTCTTCGCAATCACGCTGTTCATGGCGTGGCAGGCAACGAATTCGGCGCGCCAGCAGGGCGCCACGCAGGTCGACCTGGGCGTGATGTCCGAGGTTCCGGCGGCACCCGCGCCTGTCGCGGCGCCGCAGGGTGCGGTCCCGGCCGCGCCGACGACCGTTCCAGAGCAGTCTCCGGTGCCCTCGGCACCCGACGCGCAGCCTCCGGCTGATGCGCCCGCGCAGCCCGTTCCGGCGCAGGAGGGTCCGCAGGGCGGCTGA
- the tpiA gene encoding triose-phosphate isomerase — protein sequence MRQRIVAGNWKLHGSRDFASGLVARIADGLDGAAVEVVVLPPLPYLGGLATEFAGRGLAFGAQDVGVHPEGAYTGEVSAAMLADVGARYVLVGHSERREYHREDSALVAEKFKAALAAGLKPILCVGESLQQRESGAAEEAIAAQLRPVLDLVGAEGFANAVVAYEPVWAIGTGLTATPGQAQAIHAFIRSEVASRDARIANSLPVLYGGSVKPANAAELFSQPDVDGGLIGGASLVATDFLAIVAAAAA from the coding sequence ATGCGCCAACGCATCGTCGCCGGCAACTGGAAGCTGCATGGCAGCCGCGATTTCGCCAGCGGGCTGGTCGCCCGCATTGCCGATGGCCTCGATGGCGCGGCGGTCGAGGTCGTGGTGCTGCCGCCGCTGCCGTACCTGGGCGGGCTGGCCACGGAGTTCGCCGGGCGCGGGCTTGCGTTCGGCGCGCAAGACGTCGGCGTCCATCCCGAGGGCGCGTACACCGGCGAGGTTTCAGCGGCGATGCTTGCGGACGTCGGCGCGCGCTACGTGCTGGTCGGCCATTCCGAGCGCCGCGAGTACCATCGCGAGGACAGTGCGCTGGTTGCCGAGAAGTTCAAGGCAGCGCTGGCGGCGGGCCTGAAGCCGATCCTCTGTGTCGGTGAGTCGCTGCAGCAGCGCGAATCCGGGGCGGCCGAGGAGGCCATCGCCGCGCAGCTGCGCCCGGTGCTCGACCTGGTCGGCGCCGAAGGTTTCGCCAATGCCGTGGTCGCCTACGAGCCTGTCTGGGCGATCGGAACCGGCCTGACCGCCACGCCAGGGCAGGCGCAGGCGATCCATGCATTCATCCGTAGCGAGGTCGCCTCGCGGGATGCTAGAATTGCGAATTCCCTGCCAGTCCTTTACGGCGGCAGCGTGAAGCCCGCCAATGCCGCCGAGCTGTTCTCCCAGCCCGACGTCGATGGAGGCCTGATCGGCGGTGCATCGCTGGTCGCCACGGACTTCCTGGCCATTGTTGCAGCGGCTGCCGCGTAA
- a CDS encoding isopenicillin N synthase family oxygenase, with the protein MAAQIPTLDIRRFTQPTSAEDRQAFIDELGAAYREWGFAGIRNHGIGQPLIDDAYAAFKAFFALPDDVKKRYHVAGGGGARGYTPFGVETAKDSKHFDLKEFWHIGREIPDDSPYREVMDANVWPAEVPGFRAAGYALYQALDELGSQVLRALALHIDLPETYFADKTDSGNSILRPIHYPPITADDIPNVRAGAHGDINLITLLVGASAAGLEVLSHNGEWVPFTSDADTIVVNIGDMLQRLTNHVYPSTIHRVVNPPGELARQPRYSVPFFLHPNPDFLIDVLPSCVTADNPSRYPEPITAQGYLEERLREIKLK; encoded by the coding sequence ATGGCCGCGCAGATACCCACCCTCGACATCCGCCGTTTCACCCAGCCGACCAGCGCCGAAGACCGCCAGGCTTTCATCGACGAGCTCGGCGCCGCGTACCGCGAGTGGGGCTTTGCCGGCATCCGCAACCACGGCATCGGCCAGCCGCTGATCGATGACGCCTACGCCGCGTTCAAGGCGTTCTTCGCGCTGCCCGACGACGTCAAGAAGCGCTACCACGTGGCCGGCGGCGGCGGTGCCCGCGGTTACACGCCGTTCGGCGTGGAGACCGCCAAGGACTCCAAGCACTTCGACCTCAAGGAGTTCTGGCACATCGGCCGCGAGATCCCGGACGACTCGCCGTATCGCGAGGTCATGGACGCCAACGTCTGGCCGGCGGAAGTGCCTGGGTTCCGCGCCGCGGGCTACGCGCTGTACCAGGCGCTGGACGAGCTCGGTTCGCAGGTGCTGCGCGCGCTGGCGCTGCACATCGACCTGCCCGAGACCTACTTCGCCGACAAGACCGATTCCGGCAACTCGATCCTGCGGCCGATCCATTACCCGCCGATCACCGCCGACGACATCCCCAACGTGCGCGCCGGCGCGCATGGCGACATCAACCTGATCACGCTGCTGGTCGGCGCAAGCGCCGCGGGGCTCGAAGTGCTGTCGCACAACGGCGAGTGGGTGCCGTTCACCTCGGACGCCGACACCATCGTGGTCAACATCGGCGACATGCTGCAGCGCCTGACCAACCACGTGTATCCGTCGACGATCCACCGCGTGGTCAATCCGCCGGGCGAACTGGCGCGCCAGCCGCGCTACTCGGTGCCGTTCTTCCTGCACCCCAATCCGGACTTCCTGATCGACGTGCTGCCGTCGTGCGTGACCGCTGACAATCCGAGCCGCTATCCCGAGCCGATCACCGCGCAGGGATACCTCGAGGAGCGGCTGCGCGAGATCAAGCTGAAGTAG
- the glmM gene encoding phosphoglucosamine mutase: MNTANTPVVDGGTAGAKRRWFGTDGIRGRVGEGPISADFVLRLGNAYGHALVAAVKAGDEWRKPLVLIGKDTRISNYMFEAALEAGLVAAGVDVQLMGPMPTPAVAHLTHAMRADGGIVISASHNPHHDNGIKFFSAQGEKLDDATELAIEASLEQPFRTVASDMLGKALRTRDAVGRYLEACKGTVPRSFDLDGMRIVVDCAHGATYQVGPMVLRELGARVDVIGAEPNGLNINDGVGSTHPQALVERVRASGAELGIAFDGDGDRVLFVDDAGTVRDGDDLVYLLACDWQRTGRLRGPVVGTLMTNYALEQALAARGIAFMRTKVGDRHVHQALVEHGGILGGEASGHLMCLDRATTGDGIVSALQVLEVLARTGVSLREALRELRKAPQHTINVRCGNGSRPAEAASVQLALAEAQQAVAGRGRAFLRPSGTEPVVRVTVEADDEALVQATVERLAEAVRAAA; the protein is encoded by the coding sequence ATGAACACCGCGAACACACCTGTGGTGGATGGCGGCACCGCCGGCGCGAAGCGCCGCTGGTTCGGCACCGACGGCATCCGCGGCCGCGTCGGCGAAGGCCCGATCTCGGCCGATTTCGTGCTCCGCCTCGGCAATGCCTATGGCCACGCGCTGGTCGCGGCGGTCAAGGCCGGCGACGAGTGGCGCAAGCCGCTGGTGCTGATCGGCAAGGACACGCGGATCTCGAACTACATGTTCGAGGCGGCACTGGAGGCCGGCCTGGTCGCCGCCGGCGTCGACGTGCAGCTGATGGGACCGATGCCCACGCCGGCGGTGGCGCACCTCACCCACGCCATGCGCGCCGATGGCGGCATCGTCATCTCCGCCTCGCACAACCCGCACCACGACAATGGCATCAAGTTCTTCTCCGCGCAGGGCGAGAAGCTCGACGACGCCACCGAACTCGCCATCGAAGCCTCGCTGGAGCAGCCGTTCCGCACCGTGGCCTCGGACATGCTGGGCAAGGCGCTGCGCACCCGCGACGCCGTAGGCCGCTACCTCGAGGCCTGCAAGGGCACGGTGCCGCGCAGCTTCGACCTGGACGGCATGCGCATCGTGGTCGACTGCGCGCACGGCGCGACCTACCAGGTCGGCCCGATGGTGTTGCGCGAACTCGGTGCGCGGGTCGATGTCATCGGCGCCGAGCCCAACGGCCTGAACATCAACGACGGCGTCGGCTCCACGCATCCGCAGGCCCTGGTGGAGCGCGTGCGCGCCAGTGGCGCGGAACTCGGCATCGCCTTCGACGGTGATGGCGACCGCGTGCTGTTCGTCGACGACGCCGGCACCGTCCGCGACGGCGACGACCTGGTTTACCTGCTGGCCTGCGACTGGCAGCGGACCGGCCGCCTGCGCGGCCCGGTGGTCGGCACGCTGATGACCAACTACGCGCTGGAGCAGGCGCTGGCCGCGCGCGGCATCGCCTTCATGCGCACCAAGGTCGGTGATCGCCACGTGCACCAGGCGCTGGTGGAGCATGGCGGCATCCTCGGCGGAGAGGCTTCCGGGCACCTGATGTGCCTGGACCGCGCCACCACCGGCGACGGCATCGTCAGCGCCCTGCAGGTGCTGGAAGTGCTGGCGCGCACCGGAGTGTCGCTGCGCGAGGCGCTGCGCGAGCTGCGCAAGGCGCCGCAGCACACGATCAACGTGCGTTGCGGCAACGGCTCCCGGCCCGCCGAGGCGGCCAGCGTGCAGCTGGCGCTCGCCGAGGCCCAGCAGGCCGTGGCCGGCCGGGGCAGGGCGTTCCTGCGGCCTTCCGGCACCGAGCCGGTAGTGCGGGTGACCGTGGAGGCCGACGACGAGGCGCTGGTGCAGGCCACCGTCGAGCGTCTTGCCGAGGCCGTGCGCGCCGCCGCCTGA
- the accD gene encoding acetyl-CoA carboxylase, carboxyltransferase subunit beta, giving the protein MSWLKKLTPARIRTDSGPARKRSVPEGLWEKCDSCGAVLYRPELEENLEVCPKCAHHMAIRARARLASLLDAGSGREIGAALGPIDVLRFRDQKKYSDRIKAAQKATGERDALIALEGTLKGHPLVASAFDFAFMGGSMGSVVGERFALAAERALAIGSPFVNFSASGGARMQESLYSLLQMAKTSAALGRLRAAGLPYISVMTHPTTGGVSASFAMLGDINLAEPKALIGFAGPRVIEQTVRETLPEGFQRSEFLLEHGAVDQICDRRELRDRIATLVALMMRYPQAADEDTATA; this is encoded by the coding sequence ATGTCCTGGCTGAAGAAACTCACGCCCGCCCGCATCCGCACCGACAGCGGCCCGGCGCGCAAGCGCAGCGTCCCGGAGGGGCTCTGGGAAAAATGCGACAGCTGTGGCGCGGTGCTGTACCGCCCCGAGCTCGAGGAGAACCTCGAGGTCTGCCCGAAGTGCGCGCACCACATGGCGATCCGCGCCCGCGCGCGCCTGGCCTCTCTGCTTGACGCCGGCAGCGGCCGCGAGATCGGCGCCGCGCTCGGCCCGATCGACGTGCTGCGCTTCCGCGACCAGAAGAAATACTCCGACCGCATCAAGGCGGCGCAGAAAGCCACAGGCGAGCGCGACGCGCTGATCGCGCTGGAAGGCACGCTGAAGGGCCATCCGCTCGTCGCCAGCGCCTTCGACTTCGCCTTCATGGGCGGGTCTATGGGCTCGGTGGTGGGCGAGCGCTTCGCGCTGGCGGCCGAGCGCGCGCTGGCGATCGGCTCGCCGTTCGTGAACTTCTCCGCGAGCGGCGGCGCGCGCATGCAGGAAAGCCTGTATTCGCTGCTGCAGATGGCCAAGACCTCGGCCGCGCTCGGGCGCCTGCGCGCCGCGGGCCTGCCGTATATCTCGGTGATGACGCACCCGACCACCGGTGGCGTGTCGGCGTCGTTCGCCATGCTCGGCGACATCAACCTGGCCGAGCCGAAGGCACTGATCGGCTTCGCCGGCCCGCGCGTCATCGAACAGACGGTGCGCGAAACCCTGCCCGAAGGCTTCCAGCGCTCGGAGTTCCTGCTCGAGCACGGTGCGGTCGACCAGATCTGCGACCGCCGCGAGTTGCGCGACCGGATCGCGACGCTGGTCGCGTTGATGATGCGATACCCGCAGGCAGCGGACGAGGACACCGCGACGGCATGA
- the trpA gene encoding tryptophan synthase subunit alpha, producing MARIDARFAALRQAGRKALIPFITAGDPGLADTAPVMHALVAAGADVIEVGVPFSDPMADGPTIQRSSERALARGAGMAWVLERVREFREVDTATPVVLMGYLNPVEVRGPEVFAAAAAAAGVDGMLLVDLPPEEAADVRAGFAAHGVALVLLASPTTAPARVELLCAQAQGYLYYVSFAGVTGDSARLDADAASRQLRAIRAGSTVPVVVGFGIHDADSAVAMGRDADGVVVGSALVQAMASAGEGRGAEAASAFLAPLRRALDAAGSSGTLR from the coding sequence ATCGCGCGCATCGACGCGCGCTTCGCGGCGCTGCGCCAGGCGGGCCGCAAGGCGCTGATCCCGTTCATCACCGCCGGCGATCCCGGCCTGGCCGACACCGCGCCGGTGATGCATGCGCTGGTTGCGGCCGGCGCCGACGTGATCGAGGTCGGCGTGCCGTTCTCCGACCCGATGGCGGATGGACCCACCATCCAGCGCAGCTCGGAGCGCGCACTCGCGCGCGGCGCGGGCATGGCGTGGGTGCTGGAGCGGGTGCGCGAGTTCCGCGAGGTCGACACCGCGACGCCCGTGGTCCTGATGGGCTACCTCAATCCGGTCGAGGTGCGTGGGCCCGAGGTGTTTGCCGCCGCGGCGGCTGCGGCGGGCGTCGACGGGATGCTGCTGGTCGACCTGCCGCCAGAAGAGGCTGCCGACGTACGCGCCGGCTTCGCCGCGCATGGCGTGGCGCTGGTGCTGCTGGCGTCACCCACCACGGCGCCGGCGCGTGTGGAGCTGCTTTGCGCACAGGCGCAGGGCTACCTGTATTACGTCAGTTTCGCCGGCGTGACCGGCGATTCGGCGCGCCTCGATGCCGATGCCGCCTCGCGCCAGCTGCGCGCCATTCGCGCCGGAAGCACGGTGCCGGTGGTGGTGGGGTTCGGCATCCACGACGCCGACAGTGCCGTGGCCATGGGCCGCGATGCCGACGGCGTCGTGGTCGGCAGCGCACTGGTCCAGGCCATGGCCTCGGCGGGCGAGGGTCGTGGTGCCGAAGCGGCCTCCGCCTTCCTCGCGCCGCTGCGCCGGGCGCTTGACGCGGCGGGCAGCAGCGGGACGCTGCGCTAA